A window of Bacteroidota bacterium contains these coding sequences:
- a CDS encoding ATP-binding protein, which yields MKVKRVIITGGPSTGKTSIIRDLENQGFQCLHEKSREIIRQSLKDNSDILPWMNLHKFSELVISQRMEQYHKAKSEHYSNYAFYDRGIPDVFAYMNYDNIEVPKQYHSLGTDLRYYDKIFLTPAWKEIYETDNERKEDFYKAERLENYIHNTYKNLGYNVILVPKANIEERIRFILNHLDL from the coding sequence TTGAAAGTAAAGAGAGTCATAATTACAGGAGGACCAAGCACAGGTAAAACATCTATAATCAGAGACTTAGAAAATCAAGGATTTCAATGTCTTCATGAAAAGTCACGGGAAATTATCAGGCAATCTTTGAAAGATAATAGCGATATCTTACCTTGGATGAACCTGCACAAATTTAGTGAATTGGTTATTTCTCAAAGAATGGAGCAATATCACAAAGCAAAAAGCGAGCACTACAGCAATTATGCCTTTTACGACAGGGGAATTCCGGATGTTTTTGCTTATATGAACTACGATAACATAGAGGTTCCTAAACAATATCATAGTCTGGGAACAGATCTTAGATACTATGATAAAATTTTTCTTACACCTGCCTGGAAAGAAATATACGAAACAGACAACGAAAGAAAAGAAGACTTTTATAAAGCTGAAAGATTAGAAAATTATATCCATAATACATATAAAAATTTAGGTTATAATGTAATCTTAGTACCTAAAGCCAATATAGAAGAAAGAATAAGGTTTATTCTTAACCATCTTGATTTATAA